DNA from Krasilnikovia cinnamomea:
GCCGATGCCGGTGGCCGAGAACGTCGTGCCCTCCGGCAGGTCACGCAGCGCCTGGCGGCAGGCCACCAGCGCCTCGGCGGTGCCGGGCATCCCGCCGGGCACCCCCATCACCAGGTCGACGTGCACGTGCCCGCCGAACGGCAGCCCGTACGAGCTGAGCAGGCGCTGCAGCGTGGTGAGCTGGCCCAGGTCGAAGATCTCGTACTCGGGGACGATGCCGCGTTCCTGCATGCGGGTGTGCAGCTCGACGACGAACTCCCACCGGTTCAGGAACACGTCGTCGCCGAAGTTGACCGTGCCCATCGTGCAGGAGGCCATCTCCGGGCCCGCGTCGAGCACGGCGAGCCGGTCCGCCTCCGGGTCCGTCACGGAACCGCCCGAGGAGAGCTGCACGATCAGGCCGGTGGACTCGCGCAGCCCCGCCACGGTCGCCCGCAGCCGCCCCTGGTCCAGGGTGGGCTTCGCGTCGTCGTCGCGGATGTGCACGTGGATGATGGCGGCGCCGAGCGCCTCGCACTCCTTGGCGGTAACCACGAGTTCGTCGAGGGTCACGGGCAGCGCGGGTACGGCCGCCTTGCTGCTCTCCGCGCCGGTGGGCGCGACGGTGATGAGGGTCCCGGTCATGCCCGCGATCCTGCCACGTGGGACGGGCCGGGGTCGCGGGGACCGCAGCTCAAGAGATGATCAGGCCGGGTCGACGGCCGCCGCGGACTCGGCGACCTGGAGCCGGGCGTCGTCCGGCACGTTCCGTTTCAGCACCGCCAGGGCGATCATGCCGAGTTCGTGGTGGCGCACCGCGGTGCCGACGAAACCGACCGCGCGCTCGTCCAGCGTGACCGGCGTGCCCTGCGCGGGCGGGTGGTCCGTGGCCACCCCGTCCAGGTGCAGCAGCACGAGGCGGCGGGGCGGACGGCCCAGGTTGTGCACCCGGGCCACCGTCTCCTGCCCCCGGTAACAACCCTTGTCCAGGTGTACGGCGGCGGCCAGGAACCCGGCCTCGGCCGGGATCGTGCGGTGGTCGGTCTCCCAGCCCAGCCGTGGGATGCGATGCGCGACCCGCACCGCCTCGTACGCCCACAGCCCGGCCGGGGGCACCTCCAGCGCCGCCCGGACCGCCTCCACCTCGGGGCGGCGGACCAGCAGATCCACGCCCAGCGGGACCCGGCGGGCCAGCCCGTACGCGAATTGCCGGACGTCGTAGATCGCGGTCGGTCCCGACGGCACGGTGCCCTTGGCGAACTTGGCGTCGGGCACCGGGGCGATCCGCGGCTCGGCCAGGCCGGTCACGCCCAGCCGGGCGGCGGCGGCAACAGCGTCCGGCCCGACCAGCGACAGCACCGCCAGCTCGGCGCTGGCGTCGCGCGGCTCCACCTTGGTGAAGAACCGCATCATCTCCAGGTACCTGAGCAGGCCCGCGCCGCTGCCCGGCTCGGTGTCCAGCCACGCGGTCGTGCCGTCCTCGGTGACCAGGGCGTGCTGCTCGACGTGGCCGTGCGGGGAGAGCACGAGCAGCTCGGTGCCCTGCCCGGCGCCCAGATCGCTCAGGTGCTGGGTGGTGAGGGTGTGCAGCCAGCTCGCCCGTTCCTCGCCGGGCACCGCGACGACCTCGCGGTGCGACCGGTCGACCAGGCCGACCGCCGTGTCGAGCAGGCGTTGCTCGCGCATCGGGTCGCCGTAGTGGGCGGCGACGCCCGCGTCGAGGGAGTCGGGGGTCAGTTCCTCGACCAGGATCATGAAAGCTCCTTGCAGTCACCGCAGACGCCGAACAGCGACACGTGCCCGACGTCGACCCGGAACCCGCGCTCCGCCTGCAACTGCCGGGTCACCGGCAGCAGCACGGACGGGTCGGCCTCGCCGATCGACCCGCAGCGGCGGCAGACCAGGTGCACGTGCTGGTCCTCCCCGGCCCGGTGGTACGTGGGCGAACCGTGCGACAGGTGGGTGTGGCTGACCAGGCCCAGCTCCTCGAGCAGTTCGAGGGTGCGGTACACCGTGGTGATGTTGACCCCGGCGGCCCGTTCCCGCACGGCGTGGTGCACCTGCTCCGGGGTGGCGTGGCCCAGTTCGTACACCGCTTCCAGGATCAGCTGGCGTTGCGGGGTGAGCCGCAGGCCGCGTTCCCGGAGCTTGTCGGCAAGCGATGGGGCGGTCACGGTATGAGCATAGTTCGACATGCCTATGCGCCCCGCCCGTGCCGGGCCGGGGTGGGTCAGCCGCCGACGCGCAGCAGGCGGGCGGACATGTGCGGCTCCAGGCCCCGGCCCTCGGCGGCGACCTCCTGGGCGTACAGCAGGGCGCCCTCGACGATGCCGAACAGCCGGTGGCCCGCGGTGACCTCCTTGGCGGTGGGCGAGCGGACGATCGCGTCCGCCTCCATCTCCAACCGGGTGCCGGTCACCTTCCCGAGGTACAACTCCATGATCCCGGTGGGGGTGCACATGGTGGCTTCCATGTCGTCGGTGGCCCGTCCCTCGGCCGTGGTCACCGGACGCCACCAACCGACCTCGCGGTTGGCCATCCGGACCGGCTGCGACTCGTCGTCGAGAATCCACGCCCGCGACTCGTAGTGCAGGAACGGCCGCCCGTCGTGGCTGATGCGGACCTCCTGGGCGAAGTTGAAGTCCTCCACGCCGGGGAAGCCGCCCTGGCCGCGTCCGCGCCACAGCCCGATGAACGGCAGCAGGCCCAGCAGCGCCGGGTGCAGGTCCGGCCCGGAGCGCAGGTCGTGGGTGTCCTCGTACGGGTAGGCGTCCACCGGCGGCGCGTTCAGCCAGGGCGGCGGGCCCAGCGGGTTGCCGGTGTCCGCGGCCTCGTCGTTGCTCACCAGCGTCCCCTTGCCATCCGCACGGCCAGGTAGCCCAGGCCGCCCGCCAGCGCG
Protein-coding regions in this window:
- a CDS encoding 3-keto-5-aminohexanoate cleavage protein; protein product: MTGTLITVAPTGAESSKAAVPALPVTLDELVVTAKECEALGAAIIHVHIRDDDAKPTLDQGRLRATVAGLRESTGLIVQLSSGGSVTDPEADRLAVLDAGPEMASCTMGTVNFGDDVFLNRWEFVVELHTRMQERGIVPEYEIFDLGQLTTLQRLLSSYGLPFGGHVHVDLVMGVPGGMPGTAEALVACRQALRDLPEGTTFSATGIGRSTIPVMLASLSAGGHLRVGMEDTVTYAKGQPVESNMQLVARAVGFAQLAQRPPLSPAEARALLGIPAR
- a CDS encoding YgfZ/GcvT domain-containing protein, which produces MILVEELTPDSLDAGVAAHYGDPMREQRLLDTAVGLVDRSHREVVAVPGEERASWLHTLTTQHLSDLGAGQGTELLVLSPHGHVEQHALVTEDGTTAWLDTEPGSGAGLLRYLEMMRFFTKVEPRDASAELAVLSLVGPDAVAAAARLGVTGLAEPRIAPVPDAKFAKGTVPSGPTAIYDVRQFAYGLARRVPLGVDLLVRRPEVEAVRAALEVPPAGLWAYEAVRVAHRIPRLGWETDHRTIPAEAGFLAAAVHLDKGCYRGQETVARVHNLGRPPRRLVLLHLDGVATDHPPAQGTPVTLDERAVGFVGTAVRHHELGMIALAVLKRNVPDDARLQVAESAAAVDPA
- a CDS encoding Fur family transcriptional regulator, encoding MTAPSLADKLRERGLRLTPQRQLILEAVYELGHATPEQVHHAVRERAAGVNITTVYRTLELLEELGLVSHTHLSHGSPTYHRAGEDQHVHLVCRRCGSIGEADPSVLLPVTRQLQAERGFRVDVGHVSLFGVCGDCKELS
- a CDS encoding FABP family protein: MSNDEAADTGNPLGPPPWLNAPPVDAYPYEDTHDLRSGPDLHPALLGLLPFIGLWRGRGQGGFPGVEDFNFAQEVRISHDGRPFLHYESRAWILDDESQPVRMANREVGWWRPVTTAEGRATDDMEATMCTPTGIMELYLGKVTGTRLEMEADAIVRSPTAKEVTAGHRLFGIVEGALLYAQEVAAEGRGLEPHMSARLLRVGG
- the mtfM gene encoding small membrane protein MtfM — translated: MVTEIGFVSLLVAGFGALAGGLGYLAVRMARGRW